The DNA window AGAATATAAGGCCACAACCGGCGGGCTTGTGAATTTCTTTTTGCACGAAGAAGAAATGTATAAGCTGCCCGTATTTCATGAGCTTATAGCGCGCTGCGTGGGACTTATAGCTTGGCGTGAGGTTGATGAGGTTAGAGCGTATTATTGCGAAGGGCTTATCCATCTTAGCTTGCTTTTTAAAGCGGGTGTGCTTGGCTTTAAAGATGAGAAATTAAGCGTGAATTTTAGCTTGCAAAGCTACGAGAAATTCAAAGAAATTTGTATGAAAAATTATGAGGATTTAGCAACTCATTATGTTAAAAAAGCTGAAGCAGGCGAGTTTTTAGCCAAATTTTGTGAGCGTGACGGACAAAGCTATCTGCCAAAAGATGAAACCGTGAAAGAATTTGTGAAATTTTACTACGACAAGTACCAAAAGATCGGCAATGAGGTCGATAATAGCGGCGAATGGCAAAAATGGCAAGAGATAGCCAAAAAACAAAACTAACAAAAAGGAGAGAGTGGATGATAGATTCAATGGGTGAGCCGCGTATCAAGCTGGTTGCGCTTCCGAAGGATACAAACTCTGCAGGCAATATATTTGGCGGTTGGATAATGAGCCAGATCGACCTTGCAGGAGCGACCGCCGCGCGTGAAGTGGCGCCTGAGAGAGTTGTAACGATATCTATGCAAGAGGTTATCTTTAAAGAGCCTGTCTTTATTGGAGATGTGGTTAGCTGCTACGCTAAAATTCTTGCAGTGGGCAAAACATCGATAAAAACGCAGATAGAAGTAACAGCTCAAAGGCTAAATAAAGATGGCTTTCGTGAGTGCATACACGTAACAAGCGCGATCGCAACCTACGTAAGTGTCACAAAAGACGGAGTTAAAAAGCCGATTGATGAAGAGTTAAAGAGGCTGCACGGGTTTTAAATTTACAGCTAATTTTAATATGCATTTTTGTAATATTTCTTTTATATATTAAATTATATAAAGGAGATATTTATGAAAAAGCTAAGCTTAGTTTCTCTACTTATTTTGGGTCTTTTAAGCCTAAATGCAAGCGAATTTAGAAGCGTCAAGGATATGGCCGGAAATGAGGTAAAAATCCCTGCCGTAACTAAAAAAATCGGCGCTCTTTGGCATGCAAATAACCAGATGATCCTAACAGTAGGCGGTGCAGACAAGATCGTAGCAACTACCGATAAGATCAAGCAAAACAAGTGGTTTGCACACATCTATAAGCCTATTGCGCAAATTCCAGCTTCACTAAACGGCAACGATATCCAGATAGAAGAGCTCGTAAAGCTAGCTCCTGATGCTATAATCGTGTCAAACAAAAACTACCGCGAAGAGCTAGTTAAACATGGATTTAACGTATTTTACGCGCTTTTTACAAATTATGACGATATGAAAAAAAGCGTGATGATGACAGCTGAGATAATCGGCAACAATGCAATTAGTAAGGCTAAAGAGTTTAACGACTATTTTGACTCAAATTTTAAGCTAGTAAATGATATCACGAGTAAAATTTCAGCTACCGATCGTCCAAAAGTGCTTCATATACTAAACGGTACAAATTTGTTAAAAGTTGATGGCAAAAAGACTATCATAAACGAGTGGATCGAGCTTGCAGGCGGAGTTAACGCTATCGAAAAAGAGGGCAATATGATAGAGATCACCACTGAAGAGATCATCAAGGCAGATCCTGATGTGATCATCGTTGGAGGCGTTAAAAACGAGCAAGCCGTTGAAAAAATCTATAAAGACATAGTATTTTCGGGACTAAAAGCGGTTAAAGATAAGCGAGTTTACGGCAATCCAAGCGGTGTGTTTAGCTGGGATAGATATGGCTCAGAAGGTGCTCTTCAAATACTTTGGGCGGCTAAAACTCTGCATCCTGAGAAGTTTCAAAACATCGATATGAAGGCTGAAACTAAGAAATTTTATAAGCAATTTATGAACTACGAACTAAGTGACGAGGAGTTTGGTTACATCTTAAAAGGGCTAAGTCCGGAGGGTAAATAGCTCAAATTTCATAAA is part of the Campylobacter sp. RM16189 genome and encodes:
- a CDS encoding acyl-CoA thioesterase, which translates into the protein MDSMGEPRIKLVALPKDTNSAGNIFGGWIMSQIDLAGATAAREVAPERVVTISMQEVIFKEPVFIGDVVSCYAKILAVGKTSIKTQIEVTAQRLNKDGFRECIHVTSAIATYVSVTKDGVKKPIDEELKRLHGF
- a CDS encoding ABC transporter substrate-binding protein; this translates as MKKLSLVSLLILGLLSLNASEFRSVKDMAGNEVKIPAVTKKIGALWHANNQMILTVGGADKIVATTDKIKQNKWFAHIYKPIAQIPASLNGNDIQIEELVKLAPDAIIVSNKNYREELVKHGFNVFYALFTNYDDMKKSVMMTAEIIGNNAISKAKEFNDYFDSNFKLVNDITSKISATDRPKVLHILNGTNLLKVDGKKTIINEWIELAGGVNAIEKEGNMIEITTEEIIKADPDVIIVGGVKNEQAVEKIYKDIVFSGLKAVKDKRVYGNPSGVFSWDRYGSEGALQILWAAKTLHPEKFQNIDMKAETKKFYKQFMNYELSDEEFGYILKGLSPEGK